The window GTCACCGTCCCTGCCGCAACCCCGGGGTGTGCTCGGTGCGGCGATGCTGGGGGCGATCGAGCAGCGCCAGGATCGACCCGTCCCGGCCAGGATGCAGGCCGCAGTCGCTGAGGCGGAACCGTTCGGTGAGGACCTGCAGTTGGCCCTGTACTGCGCCTACGAACTGCACTACCGCGGATTCGCCGGGGTACCGGCCGAGCAGGAGTGGGACCCCACGGTCCTGGGCCTGCGAGCACTCCTCGAGGCTCGGTTCCTGCAGGCCCTGCGCGGGGCCGTGGACGGTGGCGAGGGCGTCGCGGCCGCTCTGGACGGTCTGCTGTCGGCAACGGGTCAGCGTGGGGTCAGCGCCTACCTTGCCCGGGAGGGCCGGCTGTGGCAGTTGCGCGAGGTGGCGGTGCACCGTTCGCTGTACCACCTCAAGGAGGCCGATCCGCAGGCCTGGGTCCTGCCGCGGCTGCACGGCGCGGTGAAGGCCGCCGTGGCGGCGGTCGAGTTCGACGAGTACGGCGCGGGGCAGGCAACGCGGATGCATTCGGAGTTGTTCGCCGCGTCGATGCGGGAACTGGACCTCGACGCGACTTACGGCGCGTGGCTGGATCACGTCCCGGCCCCGATGCTGGCGCTGGTCAACTTCATGTCCTTGTGCGGGCTGCACCGCGGGCTGCGGGCCGCGGCGCTGGGGCAGTTGACCGCGGTGGAGATCAGCTCGCCGCCGGGGTCGGCCCGCATGAGCGCCGCGGCGCGGCGGTTGGGTCTGCCGGTGGTCGAGGCGTTCTACGCCGAGCACGAGGTGGCCGACTCCGTCCACGAGCAGGTCATGCGCGTTCAGGTGCTCGGTCCGCTGCTGGCCGTCGAACCGGA is drawn from Sporichthyaceae bacterium and contains these coding sequences:
- a CDS encoding iron-containing redox enzyme family protein yields the protein MSTLHVLPDPPDLTAASASPSLPQPRGVLGAAMLGAIEQRQDRPVPARMQAAVAEAEPFGEDLQLALYCAYELHYRGFAGVPAEQEWDPTVLGLRALLEARFLQALRGAVDGGEGVAAALDGLLSATGQRGVSAYLAREGRLWQLREVAVHRSLYHLKEADPQAWVLPRLHGAVKAAVAAVEFDEYGAGQATRMHSELFAASMRELDLDATYGAWLDHVPAPMLALVNFMSLCGLHRGLRAAALGQLTAVEISSPPGSARMSAAARRLGLPVVEAFYAEHEVADSVHEQVMRVQVLGPLLAVEPELAADVVLGIQGACLLEDRLDATTLTAWAQGHSSLLRPIQ